In Alkalihalobacterium alkalinitrilicum, a genomic segment contains:
- the spoIIAA gene encoding anti-sigma F factor antagonist: protein MSLIVDLEQKGSVLLVRLEGELDHHTAELLRTQVEEQFQKQELKHIVLNLEQLSFMDSSGLGVILGRYKQVKNIGGEMVVCAISPTVKRLFEMSGLFKIVRLEESEQFALQTLGVA from the coding sequence GTGAGTTTAATCGTTGATTTAGAGCAAAAAGGCAGTGTTTTATTAGTTCGTCTAGAAGGAGAACTTGATCATCACACTGCTGAGCTGTTAAGAACGCAAGTGGAAGAGCAGTTTCAAAAGCAAGAACTGAAGCATATTGTCTTAAATCTTGAACAGCTTTCGTTTATGGACAGTTCTGGTCTTGGAGTTATATTAGGTCGCTATAAGCAAGTGAAAAATATTGGCGGCGAAATGGTAGTCTGTGCAATTTCACCAACAGTGAAACGATTATTTGAAATGTCTGGCCTGTTTAAAATTGTGAGGCTTGAAGAAAGTGAACAGTTCGCCTTACAAACGTTGGGGGTGGCTTAA
- the sigF gene encoding RNA polymerase sporulation sigma factor SigF has product MDVEVKHGNNDAYLKDDEIKKLIERSQAGDSEARDLIVNRNTRLVWSVVQRFLNRGYEADDLFQIGCIGLIKSVDKFDLSYDVKFSTYAVPMIIGEIQRFLRDDGTVKVSRSIKELGNKIRKVKDELSKTLGRVPTVNEIAEKLEISPEEVVFAGEASRSLTSIHETVYENDGDPITLLDQIADQSENKWFDKIALTEAIRHLDERERLIVYLRYYKDQTQSEVADRLGISQVQVSRLEKKILEQIRDQMGE; this is encoded by the coding sequence ATGGATGTGGAGGTTAAGCATGGAAATAACGATGCCTACTTAAAAGATGATGAAATTAAAAAGTTGATTGAAAGAAGTCAAGCAGGTGATTCAGAGGCAAGGGATTTAATTGTGAACCGAAATACTCGCCTAGTTTGGTCTGTTGTTCAACGTTTTTTAAATCGTGGATACGAAGCTGACGATCTATTTCAAATTGGTTGCATTGGTTTAATCAAATCAGTTGATAAATTTGACCTTTCTTACGATGTGAAGTTTTCAACTTATGCTGTACCAATGATCATTGGAGAGATACAGCGATTTTTACGAGATGATGGGACGGTTAAGGTAAGTCGTTCGATTAAAGAGTTAGGCAATAAAATCCGTAAAGTAAAAGATGAACTATCAAAAACGCTAGGTAGGGTACCTACCGTAAATGAAATTGCAGAAAAATTAGAAATTTCACCTGAAGAAGTTGTATTTGCAGGAGAAGCGAGTCGTTCTTTAACGTCGATTCATGAAACTGTCTATGAAAATGATGGGGATCCTATTACATTGTTAGATCAAATTGCGGACCAATCGGAAAATAAGTGGTTCGATAAGATTGCACTGACAGAAGCGATCCGACATTTAGATGAAAGAGAACGTCTAATTGTGTATTTGAGATACTACAAAGATCAAACACAATCGGAAGTGGCCGATCGTTTAGGGATTTCTCAAGTACAAGTGTCAAGACTTGAAAAGAAAATACTCGAACAAATTAGAGATCAAATGGGCGAATAG
- a CDS encoding purine-nucleoside phosphorylase, producing MENMLVKINESAAYIEGKISGNPQIGLILGSGLGELAEEIQNPVKIPYGEIPNFPVSTVEGHAGQLVIGQLEGKQVIAMQGRFHYYEGYSMQEVTFPVRVMKQLGVELIAVTNACGGMNKTFAPGDLMIITDHLNMTGDNPLIGPNYNELGPRFPDMSSAYTPELVSFVEQVGKSLDIKLQKGVYAGVTGPTYMSGAELIMLRNIGGDVVGMSTVPEVIVASHAQMKVIGISCITDMAIGEELEGITHEQVVEVANRTKPRFIKLVKQIVGDIKL from the coding sequence ATGGAAAATATGTTAGTCAAAATTAATGAATCAGCAGCATATATAGAAGGAAAAATTTCAGGTAACCCGCAAATTGGGTTAATTCTTGGATCTGGTCTCGGAGAATTGGCAGAAGAAATTCAAAATCCAGTGAAAATCCCTTATGGAGAAATTCCTAATTTTCCCGTATCTACAGTAGAAGGTCATGCTGGTCAACTTGTTATTGGCCAACTGGAAGGAAAACAAGTCATTGCGATGCAAGGTCGATTTCATTATTATGAAGGGTATTCAATGCAAGAAGTAACTTTCCCAGTCCGGGTTATGAAACAGTTAGGTGTAGAGTTAATAGCTGTAACGAATGCTTGTGGTGGCATGAATAAAACATTTGCTCCTGGAGATTTAATGATTATTACCGATCACTTAAACATGACTGGGGACAATCCGTTAATCGGTCCGAACTATAATGAACTAGGTCCACGCTTTCCGGATATGAGTAGCGCCTATACACCAGAGTTGGTAAGTTTTGTCGAACAAGTTGGGAAGAGCCTTGATATTAAACTTCAAAAAGGTGTGTATGCAGGTGTTACTGGTCCTACCTATATGTCGGGTGCAGAATTGATTATGTTACGAAATATAGGGGGCGATGTCGTTGGGATGTCAACGGTTCCTGAAGTTATCGTAGCGAGTCATGCCCAAATGAAGGTTATAGGGATTTCATGTATTACAGATATGGCGATCGGTGAAGAACTAGAAGGAATTACCCATGAGCAAGTGGTTGAAGTAGCCAATCGCACGAAACCGAGGTTTATTAAGCTTGTAAAGCAAATTGTGGGGGACATCAAGTTGTGA
- a CDS encoding stage V sporulation protein AE produces the protein MKPRRQVILITDGDESAKKAVQHVAKEIGGRCISSSAGNPSTLTGDEIVKLIGQTPYDPILVMFDDCGYKMEGPGEQAMKYVVNHPNVEVIGAIAVASHTHFAEWTKVDVSIDRFGKLTEFGVDKNGLPDLEIGRIDGDTVYILDELKIPIVVGVGDIGKMGGFDTVERGAPITRKAVEIILERRGWKHE, from the coding sequence ATGAAACCACGAAGACAAGTGATACTAATTACCGATGGTGATGAATCAGCTAAGAAAGCTGTTCAACATGTAGCGAAAGAAATTGGTGGACGATGTATTTCTAGTTCTGCAGGCAATCCATCAACGTTAACAGGCGATGAAATTGTCAAGTTAATTGGACAAACTCCTTATGATCCTATTTTAGTAATGTTTGATGATTGTGGATACAAAATGGAAGGTCCAGGAGAACAAGCGATGAAGTACGTAGTCAATCATCCAAACGTCGAAGTTATAGGTGCAATTGCTGTAGCTTCTCATACGCATTTTGCTGAATGGACAAAAGTGGATGTATCAATTGATCGCTTCGGGAAATTAACAGAATTTGGTGTTGATAAAAACGGATTACCAGATTTAGAAATTGGGAGAATAGATGGCGATACTGTTTATATTTTAGATGAATTAAAAATTCCGATTGTCGTAGGTGTTGGAGATATTGGGAAAATGGGAGGTTTTGATACTGTCGAAAGAGGAGCACCGATTACAAGGAAAGCAGTAGAAATTATTTTAGAACGGAGGGGATGGAAGCATGAGTAA
- the spoVAE gene encoding stage V sporulation protein AE — MEYFIAFAVGGGICFVGQLLLDVFKMTPSHMMSTLVVAGALLDGFHLYDRLIDFAGAGATVPITSFGHSLVHGAMTEAERYGFLGVGMGIFEVTSVGISTAILFGFLVAVIFKPKG; from the coding sequence ATGGAATACTTTATTGCATTTGCAGTAGGTGGTGGAATTTGCTTTGTGGGACAATTACTACTCGATGTTTTTAAAATGACTCCATCACATATGATGAGTACCCTTGTGGTTGCAGGTGCACTATTAGATGGGTTTCATTTATATGATAGGCTTATCGATTTTGCAGGGGCTGGTGCAACGGTTCCGATAACAAGTTTTGGACATTCCTTAGTCCATGGTGCAATGACAGAAGCTGAACGTTACGGATTTTTAGGTGTGGGGATGGGGATTTTTGAAGTCACTTCTGTCGGTATTTCCACGGCAATTTTATTTGGTTTTTTAGTTGCCGTTATATTCAAACCTAAGGGGTAA
- a CDS encoding pyrimidine-nucleoside phosphorylase: MRMVDLIEKKRDGAELSKEEIEFIIQGYTTGEIPDYQMSALAMAIFFRDMTPQERASLTMAMVESGDQINLASIEGIKVDKHSTGGVGDKTTIALAPLVAAVGVPVAKMSGRGLGHTGGTIDKLEAIPGFHVEIDTNEFSELVNKNKVAVIGQTANLTPADKKLYGLRDVTATVNSIPLIASSIMSKKIASGADAIVLDVKTGSGAFMKEFEKSKELAEAMVAIGNNLGRKTMAIISDMNQPLGFAVGNALEVKEAIQMLKGKGPDDLLELCLTLGSYMVYLSNQASSIDEAREKLLDAIATGAAIKKLKTFIEAQGGDSSVVDDTNQLPEASFAIPVKADKGGYIAKIVADKIGLAAMTLGAGRATKESIIDLAVGIKLHKKIGDQVKEGETIATLYSNSENVDSVIELVQGSYTIVQEKVVAPTLIYETIS; this comes from the coding sequence ATGAGAATGGTAGATTTAATAGAAAAGAAACGGGACGGTGCAGAACTATCAAAAGAAGAAATTGAATTTATTATTCAGGGCTATACAACAGGAGAAATTCCTGACTATCAAATGTCTGCCCTTGCGATGGCGATTTTTTTCCGAGATATGACACCGCAAGAAAGAGCTTCTTTAACGATGGCGATGGTGGAATCTGGTGACCAAATCAATTTAGCGTCAATTGAAGGAATTAAAGTAGATAAGCATTCAACTGGTGGGGTCGGCGACAAAACAACAATTGCGTTAGCACCACTAGTCGCGGCTGTCGGAGTTCCAGTAGCTAAAATGTCTGGTCGTGGATTAGGACATACTGGAGGAACCATCGATAAGCTTGAAGCGATTCCAGGATTCCATGTAGAAATAGATACGAACGAATTTAGTGAGTTAGTGAATAAAAATAAAGTCGCTGTCATCGGTCAAACTGCAAATTTAACGCCAGCTGATAAAAAGCTATACGGGCTTCGTGACGTAACAGCTACGGTTAACTCAATACCGTTGATTGCGAGTTCTATCATGAGTAAAAAAATTGCGTCTGGAGCAGATGCAATTGTACTAGATGTCAAAACGGGATCTGGTGCGTTTATGAAAGAATTTGAAAAGTCGAAAGAATTGGCCGAAGCAATGGTTGCAATTGGGAATAACCTCGGAAGAAAAACAATGGCCATCATATCAGATATGAATCAACCACTTGGATTTGCGGTTGGAAATGCTTTAGAAGTAAAAGAAGCGATTCAAATGCTAAAAGGTAAAGGTCCAGATGATTTATTAGAACTATGTTTAACACTTGGTAGCTATATGGTATATCTCTCCAATCAAGCTTCCTCTATAGATGAGGCGAGAGAAAAACTATTAGATGCGATTGCAACTGGTGCGGCAATTAAGAAATTAAAAACTTTTATTGAGGCTCAAGGTGGTGACTCTTCTGTAGTTGATGACACCAATCAGTTACCAGAAGCGTCGTTTGCAATTCCTGTTAAAGCAGATAAAGGTGGCTATATAGCTAAAATTGTTGCTGACAAAATTGGATTAGCAGCGATGACATTAGGAGCAGGGAGAGCAACGAAGGAGTCGATTATAGATTTAGCTGTTGGCATTAAACTCCATAAAAAAATTGGTGATCAAGTAAAAGAAGGCGAAACGATAGCGACCCTTTATAGTAACAGTGAAAATGTTGACAGTGTTATTGAGTTAGTACAAGGGTCATATACGATTGTTCAAGAAAAAGTCGTTGCTCCAACACTAATATACGAAACCATTTCATAG
- a CDS encoding purine-nucleoside phosphorylase, translating to MTEAANFIREKFSSKPQIGLILGSGLGVLAEEIENPVKIAYDQIPNFPTSTVEGHAGQLVLGTLQGKSVVAMQGRFHFYEGYALEKVTFPVRVIKELGVKTVIVTNAAGGVNQSFKAGDLMIIRDHINNMNQNPLIGKNDPEFGVRFPDMSNAYSPNLRRLAKNVAQKLDISLQEGVYVGNTGPCYETPAEVRMIRKLGGDAVGMSTVPEVIVARHAGMEVLGISCISNMAAGILDQPLTHDEVIETTEQVKEHFLSLVKTIVKDI from the coding sequence ATGACCGAAGCAGCCAATTTTATTCGTGAAAAATTTAGTTCAAAGCCGCAAATTGGGTTAATTTTAGGCTCAGGATTAGGAGTATTAGCAGAAGAAATCGAAAATCCAGTTAAAATCGCATACGATCAAATTCCTAATTTTCCCACATCGACAGTAGAAGGTCATGCTGGTCAACTCGTACTTGGTACTTTACAAGGTAAAAGTGTCGTTGCGATGCAAGGAAGATTCCATTTCTATGAAGGATATGCTTTAGAGAAGGTTACATTCCCTGTTCGAGTTATTAAAGAACTAGGTGTCAAAACGGTGATTGTTACGAACGCAGCAGGTGGTGTAAATCAAAGCTTTAAAGCTGGAGATTTAATGATCATTCGTGACCATATTAATAATATGAATCAAAATCCATTGATAGGTAAAAATGATCCAGAATTTGGTGTTCGCTTTCCAGATATGTCTAATGCTTATTCTCCTAACTTACGGCGCCTCGCTAAAAATGTAGCACAAAAATTAGATATTTCACTTCAAGAAGGCGTCTATGTTGGTAATACAGGGCCATGTTATGAAACACCGGCAGAAGTGCGGATGATCCGAAAGCTTGGTGGAGATGCTGTTGGAATGTCAACGGTTCCCGAAGTGATTGTTGCTCGTCATGCAGGAATGGAAGTCCTTGGAATTTCATGTATATCAAATATGGCAGCAGGGATTTTAGATCAACCATTAACGCATGATGAGGTTATTGAAACGACGGAACAGGTAAAAGAACATTTCTTATCATTAGTAAAAACTATTGTGAAAGATATATAA
- the deoB gene encoding phosphopentomutase — MANYRFKRIFIIVMDSVGIGEAPDAAQFNDEGADTLGHIAEHMNGLHMPIMAKLGLSNIKEIKGVAKAAKPLAHYGKMQEASNGKDTMTGHWEIMGLNIQEPFLTFPDGFPPDLIKQIETQTGRNVIGNKVASGTEIIKELGQKHVETGALIVYTSADSVLQIAAHEKVVPIEELYDICKKVRELTMDPKYMVGRIIARPFIGEHGEWQRTANRHDYALKPFGRTVMNELVDAHLDSVAIGKISDIFDGEGITKSIRTTSNDDGMDKLLESINMDFKGISFLNLVDFDANFGHRRDPEGYGKALETFDQQLAGVLDKLNEEDLLIITADHGNDPVHHGTDHTREYVPLLVYFKGLEKGKDLSIRTTFADVGATVADNFSVKMPAHGTSFLNEI; from the coding sequence ATGGCAAATTACCGTTTTAAGAGAATATTCATTATTGTAATGGACTCAGTTGGAATTGGTGAAGCACCTGATGCTGCTCAATTTAATGATGAAGGAGCAGATACATTAGGACATATTGCAGAACATATGAATGGGTTACATATGCCGATTATGGCAAAGTTAGGTTTGAGTAATATTAAAGAAATAAAAGGGGTAGCAAAAGCTGCTAAGCCATTAGCTCACTATGGAAAGATGCAAGAAGCTTCAAATGGTAAAGATACGATGACAGGACATTGGGAAATTATGGGGTTAAATATCCAAGAACCTTTCCTTACTTTTCCAGACGGCTTTCCGCCTGACTTGATTAAACAGATTGAAACACAAACTGGGCGAAACGTGATTGGAAATAAAGTAGCGAGTGGGACAGAAATTATTAAAGAATTAGGTCAAAAACATGTTGAAACTGGTGCGCTCATTGTTTACACTTCAGCAGATTCAGTTCTACAAATTGCTGCTCATGAAAAAGTGGTTCCGATTGAAGAGTTGTATGATATTTGTAAAAAAGTCCGTGAACTTACAATGGACCCCAAATATATGGTTGGAAGAATTATTGCCAGACCTTTTATTGGTGAACATGGAGAATGGCAACGAACGGCCAACCGTCATGATTATGCATTAAAACCGTTCGGTCGTACGGTTATGAATGAATTAGTGGATGCTCATTTAGATTCGGTAGCGATTGGAAAGATCAGCGATATTTTTGACGGTGAAGGAATAACAAAGTCGATCCGAACAACGTCAAATGATGACGGGATGGACAAATTACTAGAAAGCATCAACATGGACTTTAAAGGAATTAGTTTTCTGAATTTAGTTGATTTTGATGCTAATTTTGGCCATAGACGTGATCCTGAAGGTTATGGAAAAGCGTTAGAAACATTTGATCAACAATTAGCTGGAGTTTTGGATAAATTAAACGAAGAAGATTTACTCATTATCACAGCTGATCACGGAAATGATCCAGTACATCACGGTACAGATCATACGAGAGAATATGTACCGCTTCTTGTTTATTTTAAAGGCCTAGAAAAGGGAAAGGATTTGTCTATTCGTACTACGTTCGCTGATGTAGGGGCTACTGTTGCAGACAATTTCTCTGTTAAAATGCCTGCACACGGCACTAGTTTTTTAAATGAGATCTAA
- the spoVAC gene encoding stage V sporulation protein AC codes for MEDNTKLQKEFQKKIKPFQPKVHYIKNGSKAFVVGGIICAIGQGISNFYLRVFDLTETTAVSPTIATLILIAALMTGLGIFDRLGQFAGAGAIVPVTGFANAIASAALEHRSEGLVLGIGANMFRIAGAVIAFGVVSAYLVGLTRLLVQTLIT; via the coding sequence ATGGAGGACAATACCAAGTTACAAAAAGAGTTCCAGAAAAAAATTAAACCTTTCCAACCAAAAGTTCACTATATAAAAAATGGAAGTAAAGCCTTTGTTGTTGGTGGTATTATTTGTGCCATTGGACAAGGAATTTCTAACTTTTATTTGAGAGTTTTCGACTTAACGGAGACAACTGCTGTTAGTCCAACAATTGCCACACTAATATTGATTGCTGCATTAATGACGGGTTTGGGTATATTTGATCGACTCGGTCAGTTTGCAGGAGCTGGTGCAATTGTTCCAGTCACTGGTTTTGCTAATGCAATAGCAAGTGCGGCTTTAGAGCATCGGAGTGAAGGGCTTGTTCTTGGAATTGGTGCTAATATGTTTCGAATTGCAGGTGCAGTCATTGCTTTTGGAGTTGTTTCCGCTTATTTAGTCGGTTTGACACGGTTATTAGTTCAAACGTTAATAACGTAA
- a CDS encoding stage V sporulation protein AB has protein sequence MTIEAVLSILIGLAGGFAVGGGFVAFLTVLGVVPRLTQLSKTGKYIHIYEWAVILGALTGSLFSLNNIVLHLSALLLIPIGLAEGIFIGLLAAALTEVLNVFPILAKRLGIAEKIIVLMMAIVLGKVFGSLFHWIYFVDQ, from the coding sequence ATGACAATTGAGGCTGTATTATCAATTCTTATCGGTTTAGCAGGTGGGTTTGCGGTGGGAGGTGGTTTTGTCGCTTTCTTAACGGTACTTGGAGTAGTACCACGACTTACCCAATTATCTAAAACAGGTAAATATATTCATATCTATGAATGGGCAGTTATATTAGGTGCATTAACAGGGTCGTTGTTTAGTTTAAATAATATCGTCTTACATCTTAGTGCTTTACTACTTATTCCAATCGGCTTAGCGGAAGGAATTTTTATTGGATTATTAGCAGCAGCCTTGACAGAAGTATTAAACGTATTTCCTATTCTAGCTAAGCGTCTTGGAATTGCGGAAAAAATAATCGTACTTATGATGGCGATAGTCTTAGGGAAAGTATTTGGATCACTTTTCCATTGGATTTATTTTGTAGATCAGTAG
- a CDS encoding stage V sporulation protein AA yields the protein MSELVVYIRMRHKVEVKVKQQVKIGDLAQVIADPSIREKIIHLPIHKVDPSDKNFVLIDVMKVILAINKVFPDSDVQSIGAAHTILEVRLPTKKIEPVYFVFIWLLLFIGAGMAIMNFHEDVSMREVHQRMFITVTGNEIAKPLILQIPYSIGLGLGMILFFNHVFRKRLNEEPSPLEVEMFKYQQDLDQYITYHENSESETKLNDN from the coding sequence ATGAGTGAGCTAGTAGTCTATATCCGAATGAGGCATAAAGTAGAAGTAAAAGTAAAACAGCAAGTAAAAATCGGTGATTTAGCACAAGTCATTGCTGATCCTTCTATAAGAGAAAAGATCATTCATCTTCCAATTCACAAAGTGGACCCGAGTGATAAAAATTTTGTTTTAATTGATGTAATGAAAGTTATCTTAGCCATTAATAAAGTATTTCCTGATAGTGATGTCCAATCCATTGGTGCGGCACATACAATCCTTGAAGTAAGATTACCTACTAAAAAAATAGAACCAGTATACTTTGTATTTATTTGGTTGCTTTTATTTATAGGTGCTGGAATGGCGATCATGAATTTTCATGAGGATGTTAGCATGAGAGAAGTTCATCAACGGATGTTTATTACGGTAACCGGTAACGAAATCGCTAAACCTTTAATATTGCAAATACCTTACTCAATAGGGTTAGGGTTAGGAATGATCCTATTTTTTAATCATGTTTTTCGTAAACGACTGAATGAAGAACCAAGTCCTCTTGAAGTTGAGATGTTTAAGTATCAACAAGATTTAGATCAGTATATTACGTATCATGAAAATAGTGAAAGTGAAACGAAATTGAATGACAATTGA
- a CDS encoding D-alanyl-D-alanine carboxypeptidase family protein — protein MRAIISSLLSFVLVMSMFATSGLAAEKGVQLAPESSSAILIERDTGTILFEKNSDKELPPASMTKIMTMLLIMEALDKGKIRYDDKVRTSERAASMGGSQIFLEPGEEMTVTDMLKAIAVASGNDASVAMAEHIAGSEEEFVRMMNERAKELGLQNTNFNNSNGLPSPDHYTTAKDLALMSKELLKYQDITKFTGIYEDYLRQNTEKKFWLVNTNKLVKFYPGVDGLKTGYTSEAKYCLTATAEKNGMRVIAVVMGAPSPKERNRQITEMLDYAFSQYMTHKLYDREHELAQVKVSKGALNKVGAVTAEPVSLLTKKGETVEDMIENVRIVEDLKAPIKKGDKIGALIIENDGKVVSETDLVAAEDVHSASWWKLFKRTLGKFGQVQ, from the coding sequence ATGAGGGCTATCATTTCATCATTGTTATCGTTCGTACTCGTTATGAGTATGTTTGCTACAAGCGGTTTAGCTGCTGAAAAAGGGGTACAACTAGCACCAGAATCTTCTTCAGCGATATTAATTGAACGTGATACAGGCACCATTTTATTTGAAAAAAATAGTGACAAAGAGTTACCACCAGCAAGTATGACCAAAATTATGACGATGCTTTTAATTATGGAGGCACTTGATAAAGGTAAGATTAGGTACGATGATAAAGTTCGTACAAGTGAACGCGCAGCCTCAATGGGAGGTTCACAAATCTTTTTAGAACCTGGAGAGGAAATGACGGTTACGGATATGTTAAAAGCCATTGCAGTAGCATCTGGAAATGATGCGTCAGTAGCTATGGCGGAACACATTGCAGGTTCTGAAGAAGAGTTTGTTCGTATGATGAATGAAAGAGCTAAAGAGCTTGGACTTCAAAATACAAACTTTAACAACTCGAATGGTTTACCTTCGCCTGACCATTACACGACTGCAAAAGATTTAGCCTTAATGTCTAAAGAATTACTAAAATATCAAGACATTACTAAATTTACAGGGATCTATGAAGATTATTTACGTCAAAACACTGAAAAGAAATTTTGGCTCGTCAATACAAATAAGTTAGTGAAGTTCTATCCAGGTGTAGACGGCCTGAAAACAGGCTATACGAGTGAAGCAAAATATTGCTTGACGGCGACAGCTGAGAAAAATGGAATGCGTGTAATCGCAGTTGTTATGGGGGCTCCATCTCCAAAAGAGCGAAATAGGCAAATTACAGAAATGTTAGACTATGCATTTAGTCAATATATGACTCATAAGTTATACGATCGTGAACACGAATTAGCTCAAGTCAAAGTAAGTAAAGGTGCACTGAATAAAGTTGGTGCAGTAACGGCTGAACCTGTTTCATTACTAACGAAAAAAGGTGAAACCGTTGAAGATATGATTGAAAACGTAAGGATAGTTGAAGATTTAAAAGCACCTATCAAAAAGGGAGATAAAATTGGTGCACTTATTATTGAAAATGATGGAAAAGTCGTTTCAGAAACCGATTTAGTTGCAGCTGAAGATGTACATTCGGCTTCATGGTGGAAGTTATTTAAACGAACACTTGGGAAATTTGGACAAGTACAGTAA
- the spoIIAB gene encoding anti-sigma F factor: MKNSMEIKFSALSQNEAFARVTVGAFVAQLDPTMEEITEIKTVVSEAVTNAIIHGYHNQPEGTVFISVTLEQDTIELIIRDEGVGIDNIDEAKQPLYTTKPELERSGMGFTIMENFMDELQVISEPMMGTTVYLKKYLSKSKAMCN; this comes from the coding sequence ATGAAGAATTCTATGGAGATAAAGTTCTCAGCTTTAAGTCAAAATGAGGCGTTTGCTCGTGTAACTGTTGGTGCATTTGTTGCACAACTTGATCCGACGATGGAAGAAATTACGGAAATAAAAACGGTGGTTTCAGAAGCCGTTACAAATGCGATAATACATGGCTACCATAACCAACCAGAAGGAACTGTATTTATTTCAGTAACACTTGAACAAGATACAATTGAACTCATTATTCGTGATGAAGGTGTAGGCATCGATAATATCGACGAAGCTAAACAGCCGTTGTATACAACAAAACCTGAGTTAGAACGGTCTGGAATGGGCTTCACGATTATGGAAAACTTCATGGATGAGCTTCAAGTCATCTCTGAACCGATGATGGGAACAACTGTATATTTAAAGAAATATCTATCAAAAAGCAAAGCCATGTGCAATTAA
- the spoVAD gene encoding stage V sporulation protein AD has protein sequence MNINEKQTWHFKEDIYVEATGTAVGPYESNGPLTESFDKCYDNLYCGEDNWELAERKLMMDAISICLKKANKTEKEINVLLAGDLLNQNVTSNYVARQLKIPYLGTFSACATAMETVAIGASLISGGFSNRVIAATSSHNATAERQFRYPTEFGGQKPDTSTFTVTGAGALLLSKKPTSIKVTHATVGRVIDMGIKNPFNMGTAMVPAALDTIMTHLKDTGRSDSDYDLIVTGDLSIIGSKVLKELLREQGIKLRNNYQDCGVMIFSRDQPVFAGGSGCACPAVVTYGHLLKEMQLGKIRRMLVVATGALMSPTMMQQKESIPCVAHGVVFESEVIDP, from the coding sequence ATGAATATAAACGAAAAGCAAACATGGCACTTCAAGGAGGATATATATGTAGAAGCAACAGGAACAGCTGTAGGGCCTTATGAAAGTAATGGACCATTAACCGAGAGCTTCGATAAGTGCTATGACAACTTATATTGTGGTGAGGATAACTGGGAGTTAGCTGAACGTAAATTAATGATGGACGCCATTTCGATCTGTTTAAAAAAGGCAAATAAAACAGAAAAAGAAATTAATGTATTACTGGCGGGTGATCTTTTAAATCAGAATGTCACATCCAATTATGTAGCTAGGCAGTTAAAAATCCCTTATCTTGGTACATTTTCAGCTTGTGCAACTGCAATGGAAACCGTAGCAATAGGTGCTTCTTTGATTAGTGGTGGCTTCAGTAACAGAGTGATTGCAGCCACAAGTAGTCATAACGCAACAGCTGAAAGGCAGTTTCGGTATCCGACAGAATTTGGTGGACAAAAGCCAGATACTTCGACATTTACAGTTACAGGTGCCGGTGCCTTACTTCTTAGTAAAAAACCTACGTCTATTAAAGTGACCCACGCAACTGTTGGAAGAGTGATTGATATGGGGATCAAAAACCCTTTCAATATGGGGACAGCAATGGTTCCTGCTGCGTTAGATACGATTATGACGCATTTGAAAGATACAGGGAGGTCAGATAGTGATTATGATCTAATCGTAACAGGTGACCTTTCAATCATTGGGAGTAAAGTTCTGAAAGAGTTACTTAGAGAACAAGGAATTAAACTAAGAAATAATTATCAAGACTGCGGTGTTATGATTTTTAGTCGTGATCAACCTGTTTTTGCAGGAGGAAGTGGATGTGCATGCCCAGCTGTTGTGACATATGGTCATTTATTAAAAGAGATGCAACTTGGAAAAATCAGACGAATGCTAGTGGTGGCAACTGGAGCGTTAATGAGTCCGACAATGATGCAGCAAAAAGAGTCGATCCCGTGTGTAGCGCACGGAGTTGTCTTCGAATCAGAGGTGATTGATCCGTGA